Within Saccharomyces paradoxus chromosome X, complete sequence, the genomic segment AAACGGGGTTTTCGCTCTTGGAAAATGGCAAGTGAGGGGCATACTTCAAGGGTCCTAATCCGCTATCATTACCTCCCCTTGTATCGTCGTCACCGtataaaaatttatcttcaatgggcaattgaagaaaacgtaAGACACACTGTTCAGGTGACTTATTACCCACATTTTTGGCCACTTTGTACCAGTCAGCACCGAATTCCTGCATTCCCTTCAGTAACTTTTGTAAATCTTCCTTTGACCAATTCTCATCAATTTGTTCTAGAATCTTAACTTTTTTCAGAGGACGTGAAGTTTCATCGTCATCCAATAAATTGTCATCACCGGTCCTATTTGTTGACGTACTAATTTTATTATTCGTTTTACCACAATTATCATTATCCGTCGTATTGGATGGATGAGTTATTTCgtcatattttcttttgctttctttcaaatatttatataaagtACTTTCCGAGTCACCAGTgttcatcatttttttaagcTTCGCCATATCGGGTAGTTGTACAGATGGTTTATAACTTTCGAAAGGGAATAGTCCTCTGGGGGCATCATGCCTTGTGGAATATTGAGATGTTAGTGGGGGTTCGATGTTCTTGGGTAGTAGTTTAGAGTCGACCTGGTAGTTTATTAATCCCCATTTTGTTAAGAATTTATGCAATCTAAATAATGCAGCAGCATCACCAGAGACGTTTCTTCTCGCTGTGGTGACACTAAAATATTCGTTGGGATTTAGCCTATAAGAATTTATCATGAAATTTCTGTATCTCATGTAGACTTCAGGTGTCTTTGATGGAATTCTATTTGTGAAAAATTCAGGTAACGATTGAACTTCAATggaatgaattttttctagatTGAACCATTTAGAGTAACTTGGAATTACAATTTCATGTGCTTGCGGTATATCAAAGGTCTCCGGTTCTGCTTTAGTGATGGgagttttctttgatttggCACTTTTGGAGGGGACATTtgtgatttcttcttcatgTTCGTTTCCCTCTTGGCCAGTATCCACCTTTTTATCTATACTCTCTGTCTTTTCTATGATCTCGTCCTGTTCAGCTTTATGCGCATCTGGAATTTCAGATGGAGTATTAGCAACCGACGAAGCGTTGCCTAGTTGTTTAGACTCACTCTTTGTATCtccaaaaatggaattgTCGGGGCTCATCATTGGCTGATCGTCgtcctcatcttcttcctccacTTCAtccatttcctttttgttcCCATCTGGTtggctttcttttttgactttttcaataacaTTGCCATCTTCTGGCTCTCCCTTCTTTTGTATTTCGCCGCCCTCCGAACTTTCCACGTTATCATTTGAATCCTGTATTACGCTGTCTTCCTTGGCAGCAGGCTTGTTGTTTTCACTGTCTACCGGGTTCATAGGTATATTCGGAGTATTTGCCTCGTTGTTCGAAACAGAGCTCTCCGTTTCGCCAAACAGATTATCGCtatcatcattatcttGACCAAATCCACTCTGAGTTCCGCCTTCTTCTATAGAGGGTGTTTCCTGGGAACTTAACTTATTTGCTGGCAGAGTCGCTTGCTGCGTTGCCGTTACCGTTATCGCCTCGCTTCCTGCGTCGTCTGTGTTCGTAGCAATTCCTTCATCCTTCAGAGATTCGTCTTGTTGCTGCAACCCTTCACCAGCAGTATCTGTAATAGCAGCGCTTGCCATAGTTGCATTGGTGTTGCTGCCACTATCATTGTCATGGTCATGTTCCTTCACGTCCACGGTAGCGTTTGCTGTGGACTCCTCACCCAGCGTATTTTCCATGCTTGCAAACCGTATCACAATTGGTCTCTGCACGCGCCTCGATGTACCAATATATCGCGCCTTGCATGACTTTTACACATTCCTCTTGTATCTCTGATATACTTTGTTTTCGTCTTTTCGCCAATGGCCTAAACGCCAAACTTTCCGCCTCGTTATTCGTGATGCCTGCTTAATGGCTCTTAAGTGCAATTTACACTGGTGCAAGAGTAATCAACTTAAACTAAAACaattttcatattcatcCCAAACGATGAAGTACTATCGAAATGGCTTATTGACCATTATTCTATCGTATTTAGGGAAGGCGGATATATTATCACTTTTAACGAGCAGGGAAGTTAtttacatttctttttttcctcgaAAAAGATCTTCAAGGATAATACAGGAATAGAACAAGAAGTCTCAAAGCATTCTTGAAGTCAGGTTTGCTTCAGTTTGATAGTTTCGAGAAGTGTTGAAAGCGGCAGGTCACTCTTCGTTTTGAAATAACTGATTACTAGGAATCTACTCTTTCGCTGTTTTACATCCTTCTCACAGAATCAACAACGGTGACAGATTATAGATAATGCGTTTACAAAGAAACTCCATTATATGTGCTTTGGTGTTTTTAGTCTCATGCGTGCTAGGTGATGTGAATGTCGTTTCCCCAAACTCCAAAGCCACATTCAGCCCAAGTGGTGGTGTTGTTTCTATTCCCGTTGAATGGATGGATAATGGTGCATATCCCCCATTAAGCAAAATTACATATTTCACGTTAAGTCTTTGTACCGGTCCTAACACCAACATCAACTGTGTAGCCACGATTGCTAGTAAGGTTAGTCCAAGTGATTTGACGCAGGATGATAAGGTTTACTCTTACACAGCTGAGTTTGCATCGACTTTAACTGGGAACGGTCAATATTACATTCAAGTTTATGCCCAAGTGGACGGCCAAGGTAACACTATCCATTATACACCAAGATTCGAACTGACTTCTATGGGAGGTACTACGGCTTATACATATAGTGGTACGATTGAGCCTACTCCGCAGACTTCTATTCAAACAACCACGACAAACAACGCGCAAGCCACTACTATTGACAGTCGTTCATTTACTGTTCCATACACCAAGCAGACCGGTACATCGCGTTTTGCTCCAATGCAAATGCAGCCAAATACTAAAGTGACTGCTACCACGTGGACAAGGAAATTTGCTACTAGTGCTGTGACATATTACTCTACCTTTGGCTCACTGCCAGAACAAGCAACTACGTTGACTCCTGGTTGGTCTTATACAATATCATCGGGAGCAAACTATGCTACTCCTGCAGCTATGCCCTCGGCCAATGGTGGTTGGTACAAACCATCCAAGAGGTTGTCTTTGTCTGCGAGGAAAATCAATATGAGAAAAGTATGAAGAGCAGGTGGCGATctactattattattacgATAAGGGTTGAAGGCAAGAAAggttaaaaataaaataaaaatcaaaaagtttttaacGAAGGCGTTAAAGCAACAAGTATACATTCATTTATCTATCTATATACATCTATAAACACAActacaattttttcttcaaaaaggaatttATTAGATGGAGGAAAGGCATACAGAGGcaataatatataaaggTAGGGGAAAAAGCGAATTTAGCTAGTATATTTCCGGGTATTTCTTACAAAGTCTTTGTAAAGCGACCACACCGTTTAAGCTTAAATCTTCGTTCTCCTTGAATTTGCATAGTACAGCGTCTAGAATCAAAAACCCTAGTTCGCCGTCATCATTGTTCCTGCAAACAAATTCATACCACGAATCTATCTCGAATGTTTTATTCATAGATACACGGATATTATTTAAGGTGATCATTTCAATCTCGCTGTCGTTTTTCGATGATTTGGTTGGCGATTGCAAGATCAGTTGAGACTCAGTGGGTTGTGACTTGATTTGCGCTATTATTCTAAATACGGGGGCATTGACGTTGGATATTTCGGTGGGGTCGACTCTTGGTGTTTCGCTGGCCATTTTTGCTTATTGTACTGTGTGGCGATGTTTTTACAAGTGTGGTGAAATGTGTAATATTGCTCTCTTTATTTTAAGtaggaaggaaaaaaatatcgCGTATTGCAC encodes:
- the SWI3 gene encoding Swi3p (Subunit of the SWI/SNF chromatin remodeling complex~similar to YJL176C), with translation MENTLGEESTANATVDVKEHDHDNDSGSNTNATMASAAITDTAGEGLQQQDESLKDEGIATNTDDAGSEAITVTATQQATLPANKLSSQETPSIEEGGTQSGFGQDNDDSDNLFGETESSVSNNEANTPNIPMNPVDSENNKPAAKEDSVIQDSNDNVESSEGGEIQKKGEPEDGNVIEKVKKESQPDGNKKEMDEVEEEDEDDDQPMMSPDNSIFGDTKSESKQLGNASSVANTPSEIPDAHKAEQDEIIEKTESIDKKVDTGQEGNEHEEEITNVPSKSAKSKKTPITKAEPETFDIPQAHEIVIPSYSKWFNLEKIHSIEVQSLPEFFTNRIPSKTPEVYMRYRNFMINSYRLNPNEYFSVTTARRNVSGDAAALFRLHKFLTKWGLINYQVDSKLLPKNIEPPLTSQYSTRHDAPRGLFPFESYKPSVQLPDMAKLKKMMNTGDSESTLYKYLKESKRKYDEITHPSNTTDNDNCGKTNNKISTSTNRTGDDNLLDDDETSRPLKKVKILEQIDENWSKEDLQKLLKGMQEFGADWYKVAKNVGNKSPEQCVLRFLQLPIEDKFLYGDDDTRGGNDSGLGPLKYAPHLPFSKSENPVLSTIAFLVGLVNPKTVQSMTQRAIQSVESVNSQKEEISDQQPVEHIKEGSEIAISSLGFRSHIFANNEERQMNFLTNELIRLQMEKLDTKLNHLKKLEKFMELERKTLEKQQENLLIQRLNFNQNSSKIVNVLSKCLNSISDSNMNNSSVAERDEIRSQINHFKSMLSKPETLSIGKNPFSKPDIETGENHNGQNISNENDVKPISIEAPQFYRYWSA
- the KRE9 gene encoding Kre9p (Glycoprotein involved in cell wall beta-glucan assembly~similar to YJL174W), coding for MRLQRNSIICALVFLVSCVLGDVNVVSPNSKATFSPSGGVVSIPVEWMDNGAYPPLSKITYFTLSLCTGPNTNINCVATIASKVSPSDLTQDDKVYSYTAEFASTLTGNGQYYIQVYAQVDGQGNTIHYTPRFELTSMGGTTAYTYSGTIEPTPQTSIQTTTTNNAQATTIDSRSFTVPYTKQTGTSRFAPMQMQPNTKVTATTWTRKFATSAVTYYSTFGSLPEQATTLTPGWSYTISSGANYATPAAMPSANGGWYKPSKRLSLSARKINMRKV
- the RFA3 gene encoding Rfa3p (Subunit of heterotrimeric Replication Protein A (RPA)~similar to YJL173C) — encoded protein: MASETPRVDPTEISNVNAPVFRIIAQIKSQPTESQLILQSPTKSSKNDSEIEMITLNNIRVSMNKTFEIDSWYEFVCRNNDDGELGFLILDAVLCKFKENEDLSLNGVVALQRLCKKYPEIY